One genomic window of Deinococcus deserti VCD115 includes the following:
- the pcaD gene encoding 3-oxoadipate enol-lactonase, with protein MSDARPPLSSPSPFVIVNGVTLHHRVRGPLNAGRTLVFLNSLGSDLRIWDAVADSFSTTTRTVQYDKRGHGLSDAPPAPYTLRDHTEDLAGLLDALDIQTAVLIGVSVGGMIAQDFAAAYPDRVDGLVLCDTGARIGTQALWNERIQAAEQNELSRIAPGAFSRWFTPEFLTERPAEARGYFNMLLRTSPEGYAGTCAALRDADLRDQTARLSVPALTLCGEHDQSTPPELNRELAELLGAELHLIAHAAHLPGTEQPSAVCEHIRTFLSGLPAPQSRYDQGMTVRRQVLGDAHVDRASTAITNLDRDFQTFITEYAWGGPWSRGHLDTRTRHLLTLAVLTALPREHELEMHIQATRNTAVTEDDLREVFMHVAVYAGVPVANRAFQIAKRVLDERNRS; from the coding sequence ATGTCTGACGCTCGCCCACCGCTGTCCAGTCCTTCCCCCTTCGTCATTGTGAACGGGGTCACCCTCCACCACCGGGTTCGCGGCCCGCTCAACGCCGGCCGCACCCTGGTGTTCCTCAATTCACTCGGCAGTGACCTGCGCATCTGGGACGCGGTGGCCGACAGTTTTTCCACTACCACGCGTACGGTGCAGTACGACAAACGCGGACACGGTCTCTCCGACGCGCCTCCTGCGCCCTATACGCTGCGCGACCATACCGAAGATTTGGCAGGCCTGCTGGACGCACTCGATATTCAGACGGCGGTGCTCATTGGCGTCTCTGTCGGCGGCATGATCGCCCAGGATTTCGCGGCCGCCTACCCGGACCGGGTGGATGGGCTGGTGCTGTGCGACACCGGAGCACGGATCGGAACGCAGGCCCTCTGGAACGAGCGCATCCAGGCGGCTGAGCAGAACGAGTTGTCCAGGATCGCCCCAGGCGCGTTCTCCCGGTGGTTCACTCCTGAATTTCTTACCGAGCGGCCCGCCGAAGCCCGGGGGTATTTCAATATGCTGCTGCGCACTTCTCCCGAAGGCTACGCCGGCACCTGCGCTGCCCTGCGGGACGCCGACCTGCGGGACCAGACCGCCAGACTCAGCGTTCCTGCCCTGACGTTGTGCGGGGAACATGACCAGTCGACCCCGCCGGAACTGAACCGGGAACTGGCTGAACTGCTAGGCGCGGAGCTGCACCTGATCGCGCATGCCGCTCACCTTCCCGGCACCGAACAGCCCTCTGCCGTCTGTGAGCACATCCGTACCTTTCTCTCCGGGCTGCCGGCCCCCCAGAGCCGCTACGACCAGGGCATGACCGTTCGCCGTCAGGTTCTGGGTGACGCGCATGTCGACCGCGCCAGCACGGCCATCACAAACCTTGACCGCGACTTCCAGACCTTCATCACCGAGTACGCCTGGGGCGGCCCCTGGTCGCGCGGGCATCTCGACACCCGCACCCGTCACCTGCTGACCCTGGCCGTGCTCACGGCCCTTCCCCGCGAGCACGAACTGGAAATGCACATCCAGGCCACCCGGAATACTGCTGTGACGGAGGACGATCTGCGCGAGGTGTTCATGCACGTTGCCGTGTACGCCGGCGTGCCTGTTGCCAACCGTGCCTTCCAGATCGCCAAACGCGTCCTCGACGAAAGGAACCGTTCATGA
- the aroQ gene encoding type II 3-dehydroquinate dehydratase — translation MTQSPSNSADSMPTVLILNGPNLNLLGVREPHLYGHETLGDVQRTCTELGRTLGVHVDLRQTNAEYQLIDWIHEHRTTTAGLIINPGGLTHTSVALMDALGAYPPPIMEVHISNIHRREAFRHHSYVSLVADGVIAGCGTQGYALALQRLCTLIAKSPTT, via the coding sequence ATGACCCAGTCACCCTCAAATTCTGCCGATTCGATGCCAACTGTCCTGATTCTGAACGGTCCGAACCTGAACCTGCTTGGAGTGCGCGAGCCCCACCTGTACGGCCATGAAACACTCGGTGACGTTCAGCGGACCTGCACCGAACTGGGCAGGACACTCGGCGTTCACGTGGACCTGCGCCAGACAAACGCCGAGTATCAGCTGATTGACTGGATTCACGAGCACCGCACGACCACCGCGGGGCTGATCATCAATCCCGGCGGACTGACGCATACGTCCGTCGCCTTGATGGACGCGCTGGGTGCCTACCCTCCTCCGATCATGGAAGTGCATATCTCGAACATTCACCGGCGTGAAGCGTTCCGGCACCATTCATATGTCTCGCTCGTGGCCGACGGCGTCATCGCCGGGTGTGGCACGCAGGGCTACGCTCTGGCCCTCCAGCGGCTGTGCACGCTGATCGCCAAGTCGCCCACGACTTGA
- a CDS encoding DMT family transporter, whose amino-acid sequence MNPPADSPQPVRGVLYYIGALLMFAWLDATTKVLTAHYPVPLVAAVRYGTQLTLMMALLPRPRRTHLTSTRPGLVAARSVCLVIVTLFMGLALSRLPLAEATSIVFIAPLLVALLSGPLLGERLSTGRWLAVIGGFLGVLLIIRPGGQLDVLGVLFALLAALCNAAYQLLSRVLNTEKTVNLLYHSALAGAVVFTMIVPFTFGGPPPSLFTALLLLSLGVSGGLGHYLFTLAFRDAPASQLAPLTYMQLLWAGVIGLMVFGQLPDAVSLIGMLIIAVSGISVAIRRPGPVLADNS is encoded by the coding sequence TTGAACCCACCTGCCGACAGTCCGCAGCCGGTGCGCGGCGTGCTGTATTACATCGGGGCCCTCCTGATGTTTGCCTGGTTGGACGCCACGACCAAGGTTCTTACGGCCCACTACCCGGTCCCCCTGGTGGCTGCCGTACGTTACGGTACCCAGCTGACGCTGATGATGGCGCTGCTGCCCCGGCCGCGCCGGACTCACCTGACCAGCACCCGGCCTGGTCTGGTGGCGGCACGCTCGGTGTGTCTGGTCATCGTGACCTTGTTTATGGGCCTCGCGCTCTCCCGGCTGCCACTGGCAGAAGCCACATCGATCGTCTTTATTGCGCCGTTGCTGGTGGCCCTGCTCTCAGGCCCCCTGCTGGGCGAACGTCTGTCTACAGGACGCTGGCTGGCCGTTATCGGCGGCTTTCTCGGGGTGCTGCTGATCATTCGGCCGGGTGGTCAACTGGACGTCCTGGGAGTACTGTTCGCGTTGCTGGCCGCGCTGTGCAACGCGGCCTATCAGCTGCTCTCGCGTGTCCTCAACACGGAAAAAACCGTGAATCTGCTGTATCACTCTGCCCTGGCGGGGGCCGTCGTGTTCACCATGATCGTGCCGTTTACCTTTGGCGGCCCACCTCCGAGTTTATTCACGGCGCTGCTGCTGCTGAGCCTGGGCGTCAGCGGTGGGCTTGGACACTACCTGTTCACGCTGGCCTTCCGTGACGCGCCGGCCTCACAGCTTGCTCCCCTGACATACATGCAACTCCTCTGGGCCGGTGTCATTGGCCTCATGGTGTTCGGGCAGCTGCCAGACGCCGTCAGTCTGATCGGCATGCTGATCATCGCCGTGTCGGGCATCAGCGTTGCCATTCGCAGGCCGGGTCCGGTCCTGGCAGACAATTCCTAA
- a CDS encoding right-handed parallel beta-helix repeat-containing protein, translating to MHISIKKPLHLTILNATLLLAACGSTTPTPAMNQSPASDITVSAEALTTRVQPGVAAGGRTQYDAQADGQQTVVLLGNNHAATFAVPASGTFTATLQARQTAFQGNVMLSLRVNGAEIKRVEVTPLSYAAVALGNLNIKAGDVLSAVFINDLGGATGDRNAYIDYLTLAPVTTTVAPAPTPTPEPTPAPAPSTASGVDVRTFGAKGDGATDDTAALQKAAASGKSLVFPAGTYLISKAVTFNGTSNITVTGQGATLKARSGFSGTALVHLVNTSATTVRGFTVIGAGEGTGWIDGIRVSGGADAVVDGNTISALGGCGVGVENATRTTVSNNTVSQVKYHGVVGMSSTHQKWLGNRVTGHGATTLTAGIGLLGQLGSDYLIEGNVSTGFGNTGMKTEGTSNVTFRGNTVDGFARDGIKIMPLPEKGVNQVSNGIIENNTVRGFSGVDSHGSTALQLSSVIGGRVTNNTTYGTFGASSGGQQPPHGYEDAIRLQAHGGGPVPQNIAISGNRITNSYVSLRLMGTNNTVSNNTFQGSARHSVIFNRNATGNRFTGNTFSGSGSAGVMFDLYVSGTTFSGNTFSGMNTGIYAANSGNNNNTFTSNTFSSVSSAVILAGSNNICDGNTGTGVSISCQ from the coding sequence ATGCATATTTCAATCAAAAAACCGCTTCATCTGACCATCCTGAACGCCACCCTGCTCCTCGCAGCCTGTGGATCTACGACACCAACCCCCGCAATGAATCAAAGCCCCGCGTCCGACATCACAGTGTCCGCGGAAGCCCTGACCACCAGAGTGCAGCCGGGCGTCGCGGCTGGTGGACGGACCCAGTACGACGCACAGGCAGACGGACAGCAGACGGTCGTCCTGCTCGGCAACAACCACGCCGCCACCTTCGCGGTTCCAGCCTCGGGCACCTTCACGGCCACCCTGCAGGCCCGGCAGACCGCCTTCCAGGGCAACGTGATGCTGAGCCTCCGAGTCAACGGCGCCGAAATCAAACGGGTCGAGGTCACGCCGCTGTCCTACGCTGCCGTCGCCCTGGGCAACCTGAACATAAAAGCCGGTGACGTGCTGAGCGCCGTGTTCATCAACGACCTGGGTGGCGCAACCGGCGACCGCAACGCCTACATCGACTACCTCACCCTGGCCCCTGTCACCACCACCGTCGCCCCAGCTCCAACGCCCACCCCAGAGCCAACGCCAGCTCCTGCTCCCAGCACCGCGAGCGGCGTCGATGTGAGGACCTTCGGGGCCAAAGGCGACGGCGCCACCGACGACACCGCCGCCCTTCAGAAAGCAGCGGCCAGCGGCAAGTCCCTGGTGTTTCCGGCCGGCACCTACCTGATCAGCAAGGCCGTGACGTTCAACGGCACCAGCAACATCACCGTCACCGGTCAGGGCGCCACCCTCAAGGCCAGAAGCGGCTTCTCCGGTACGGCCCTGGTGCACCTGGTCAATACGTCGGCCACCACCGTCCGTGGCTTCACCGTCATCGGTGCCGGCGAAGGGACCGGCTGGATTGACGGCATCCGCGTCAGTGGTGGAGCAGACGCCGTCGTGGACGGCAACACCATCAGCGCGCTGGGCGGCTGTGGTGTGGGAGTGGAGAACGCCACCCGCACGACCGTCAGCAACAACACGGTCTCGCAGGTGAAGTACCACGGCGTGGTGGGCATGTCTTCGACCCACCAGAAATGGCTGGGCAACCGCGTGACCGGCCACGGCGCGACCACGCTGACGGCGGGGATCGGGCTGCTGGGCCAGCTGGGCAGCGACTACCTGATCGAAGGCAACGTGTCCACCGGGTTCGGCAACACCGGCATGAAAACCGAAGGCACCTCCAACGTAACCTTCCGCGGCAACACGGTCGACGGCTTTGCCCGCGACGGCATCAAGATCATGCCGCTGCCCGAAAAAGGCGTGAATCAGGTCAGCAACGGCATCATCGAGAACAACACTGTGCGTGGCTTCTCCGGGGTGGATTCACACGGTTCGACCGCGTTGCAGCTCAGCAGCGTGATCGGCGGACGGGTGACGAACAACACCACCTACGGCACCTTCGGAGCGAGTTCCGGCGGGCAGCAGCCGCCTCACGGGTATGAGGACGCCATCCGTCTTCAGGCCCACGGGGGCGGTCCGGTGCCGCAGAATATTGCCATCAGCGGCAACAGGATCACCAACTCGTACGTGTCGCTGCGCCTGATGGGCACCAACAATACGGTGTCGAACAACACCTTCCAGGGCAGCGCGCGGCACAGCGTGATCTTCAACCGCAACGCCACCGGCAACCGGTTCACCGGCAACACCTTCAGTGGCTCGGGTTCGGCGGGGGTGATGTTCGACCTGTACGTGTCGGGAACGACCTTCAGCGGCAATACCTTCAGCGGCATGAACACGGGGATCTACGCGGCCAACAGTGGCAATAACAACAACACCTTCACCAGCAATACCTTTTCGTCGGTGAGCTCCGCTGTGATCCTTGCCGGAAGCAACAACATCTGCGACGGCAACACCGGTACCGGCGTCTCCATCTCCTGCCAGTAA
- a CDS encoding IclR family transcriptional regulator: protein MKHESRSVQSVENIGRLLELFTVDNPEIGVTQAAQRLGMSKSSVHALLTAMTRIGLLHRFVTGRYRLGFQVMALNTVLMSHTPWRRIAREEMTHLAEALGESVHLAAFDGGQAICIDKVEGNAPLVNTPIGGILPPHATALGKIILAHQPISEIQQLYDSGHQWQYTPNTITSHDELLSDLKHTRERGYAISIEERAMGLCSIAAPIRDPNGEVIAAMSVSLSTRHFQQRKASVITHLQAATASTSRRIGYDSTLDNEDGLYWHSINGKATLRRTRLRREEKP from the coding sequence ATGAAGCACGAATCGCGCAGCGTTCAGTCCGTCGAAAACATAGGCCGGCTGCTGGAACTGTTCACGGTGGACAATCCCGAGATCGGGGTTACGCAGGCCGCCCAACGTCTGGGCATGTCGAAGAGCAGCGTGCATGCGCTGCTTACGGCCATGACACGTATTGGCCTGCTACACCGGTTCGTCACAGGCCGTTACCGCCTGGGCTTCCAGGTCATGGCCCTGAATACTGTGTTGATGTCGCACACCCCCTGGCGGCGTATTGCGCGCGAAGAGATGACGCACCTTGCCGAGGCACTCGGTGAGTCGGTGCATCTCGCAGCATTTGACGGTGGGCAGGCGATCTGCATTGACAAGGTTGAAGGAAACGCCCCACTGGTGAACACCCCCATCGGCGGCATCCTGCCCCCACACGCGACCGCCCTCGGGAAAATTATCCTGGCCCACCAACCCATCAGTGAAATTCAGCAGCTGTATGACAGCGGGCATCAGTGGCAATACACCCCGAACACCATTACCAGTCACGACGAGTTGCTGTCCGACCTGAAGCACACCCGCGAGCGGGGCTACGCGATATCCATTGAGGAGCGGGCCATGGGTCTGTGTAGTATTGCTGCTCCTATTCGTGATCCCAATGGAGAGGTGATCGCCGCCATGAGCGTCTCTCTCTCCACACGGCATTTCCAGCAGCGCAAAGCCAGTGTGATCACGCACCTGCAGGCGGCTACAGCATCTACTTCGCGGCGCATCGGGTATGACTCTACGCTGGACAACGAAGACGGCCTGTACTGGCACTCCATCAATGGCAAGGCCACATTACGGCGCACCCGGCTACGCAGGGAAGAAAAGCCCTGA
- a CDS encoding bifunctional sugar phosphate isomerase/epimerase/4-hydroxyphenylpyruvate dioxygenase family protein, whose translation MSRFRKSIATVSLSGTLLEKMQAAAAVGFDGIEIFEHDLLNHPGTPAEVRQIAADLNLTITLFQPFRDFEAMPEAYRQRNLDRAERKFDVMCELGAPQILVCSNVQDIALNDPARAAADLHAMAERAQARQLLVGYEALAWGRYVNRWRQAWDIVQQADHPALGLILDSFHTLAVGDTLDGLHETVPSDKIFFVQLADSPRKSMDVLSWSRHYRNFPGQGALPVPEFMREVVQAGYQGPLSLEIFNDEFRAASAHLIAHDGLRSLVWVEAEAGATQLPAPPEFLGYEFLEFAVDPNSAPALERRVSALGFERRGEHRSKAVTLYQQGNIHLILNSEPDSHAADFFQVHGPSVCAICLRVDDAARAMQRAMALLCTAWEERIGEGECRLPALRAPDGMLFFFVDDELADRLYRTDFHLSRPPGPGIGLLEVDHVAQAVPPDRLGSFMLFYRTVFGLEPETIHEIPDPYGLVSSLALVSPSRRVAFPVNVSESRRTGTGRFVNALSGAGVHHIAFTTADLQQAVVAVDEKAGELLDIPENYYDDLDARFLLPGEELVTLRRLNLLYDQDSSGTFRQVYTNTFEDRFFFEVVQRDGYTGFGAANASVRMNALAARQAARTN comes from the coding sequence ATGAGCCGCTTCCGGAAGTCCATCGCGACCGTCTCGCTGAGCGGCACGCTGCTCGAAAAGATGCAGGCAGCTGCGGCTGTCGGATTCGACGGAATCGAAATTTTTGAACACGACCTGCTGAATCACCCCGGCACGCCAGCAGAAGTGCGGCAGATCGCTGCCGACCTGAATCTGACCATTACCCTGTTCCAGCCTTTCCGTGATTTCGAAGCTATGCCAGAGGCCTACAGGCAGCGCAACCTGGACCGTGCTGAGCGCAAGTTCGACGTGATGTGCGAGCTGGGGGCCCCACAGATCCTGGTCTGCAGCAACGTTCAGGACATTGCGCTGAATGACCCCGCCCGCGCCGCCGCCGACCTGCACGCGATGGCTGAGCGGGCGCAGGCGCGTCAACTTCTGGTCGGCTACGAAGCGCTCGCATGGGGCCGCTACGTGAACCGCTGGCGGCAGGCGTGGGACATCGTGCAGCAGGCCGATCATCCGGCGCTTGGCCTCATTCTCGATTCCTTCCACACCCTGGCGGTTGGGGACACCCTCGACGGCCTGCATGAAACGGTGCCTTCGGACAAGATCTTCTTCGTGCAGCTGGCCGACAGCCCACGCAAGAGTATGGACGTGCTGTCCTGGAGCCGTCACTACCGGAACTTCCCAGGGCAGGGGGCGCTACCGGTACCGGAATTCATGCGTGAAGTGGTGCAGGCGGGATACCAGGGGCCCCTGTCGCTGGAGATCTTCAATGATGAGTTCCGGGCAGCGTCCGCTCACCTGATTGCTCACGACGGATTGCGGTCGCTGGTATGGGTCGAGGCCGAAGCAGGAGCGACTCAGCTGCCTGCCCCTCCAGAATTCCTCGGCTACGAATTTCTGGAATTTGCAGTGGATCCGAACAGTGCGCCTGCGCTGGAACGCCGGGTGAGTGCCCTTGGCTTTGAACGCCGGGGCGAGCACCGGTCCAAAGCAGTCACCCTCTATCAGCAGGGGAACATTCATCTGATCCTGAACAGCGAGCCCGACAGTCACGCTGCGGACTTCTTCCAGGTGCATGGGCCCTCAGTGTGCGCCATCTGTCTGCGGGTCGACGACGCAGCCCGCGCCATGCAGCGCGCCATGGCTCTGCTGTGTACCGCGTGGGAGGAGCGTATCGGTGAGGGAGAGTGCCGCCTGCCTGCCCTGCGCGCGCCGGACGGCATGCTGTTCTTTTTCGTCGATGATGAGCTGGCCGACCGGCTCTACCGTACCGACTTCCACCTCTCGCGTCCTCCCGGTCCGGGAATTGGGCTCCTTGAAGTCGACCATGTCGCGCAGGCCGTGCCGCCCGACCGACTCGGCAGCTTCATGCTTTTTTACCGTACGGTCTTTGGGCTCGAGCCCGAAACCATCCACGAAATCCCCGATCCGTACGGCCTGGTCAGCAGTCTGGCACTTGTCAGCCCCAGCCGCCGGGTGGCGTTTCCGGTCAACGTCTCGGAAAGCCGCCGCACCGGTACTGGCCGGTTCGTCAATGCCCTGTCAGGTGCCGGTGTTCATCACATCGCTTTTACCACCGCCGACCTTCAGCAGGCGGTGGTGGCCGTGGACGAGAAGGCCGGCGAACTGCTCGACATCCCCGAGAACTACTACGATGACCTTGACGCCCGCTTCCTGCTGCCCGGCGAGGAACTTGTTACCCTGCGGCGCCTGAACCTGCTGTATGACCAGGACTCCAGCGGAACCTTCCGGCAGGTCTACACCAACACCTTCGAAGACCGGTTTTTCTTTGAAGTGGTGCAGCGTGACGGGTATACGGGCTTCGGAGCCGCCAACGCTTCGGTGCGGATGAACGCGCTTGCCGCGCGGCAGGCGGCCAGGACGAACTGA
- a CDS encoding shikimate dehydrogenase, protein MPTAFLPTPKRRLLTGLIGSGIQKSLSPALHEGEGDAHGLRCQYRLMDLHELAMTPEDLPTLLEAAQLAGFNGVNITHPCKQRVIEYLDALSPEAQALGAVNTVVFESGKRTGHNTDGWGFAQGFRHGLPTADLTHAVQLGAGGAGAAVAHAALNLGMQRLSLFDQDHDRAQALAQRLQGQFPDQQIDAGHHLETTMQSASGLIHATPTGMAAHPGLPLPAEWLRPDHWVAEVVYVPLETELLRAARAQGCATVHGGFMAVYQAARAFELFSGCAPDLGRMLAHFEQLIAAPQTESTHA, encoded by the coding sequence ATGCCGACTGCCTTCCTGCCCACCCCCAAGCGCCGTCTCCTGACCGGATTGATCGGCAGCGGAATTCAAAAATCCCTGTCTCCTGCTCTCCATGAAGGAGAAGGTGACGCCCACGGCCTGCGCTGTCAGTACCGCCTGATGGACCTCCACGAACTCGCCATGACACCCGAAGATCTTCCAACTCTGCTGGAAGCCGCTCAGCTCGCGGGCTTTAATGGGGTGAACATTACCCATCCCTGCAAACAACGCGTCATCGAGTACCTGGATGCCCTGTCTCCAGAAGCCCAGGCGCTGGGCGCGGTGAATACAGTGGTGTTCGAGTCTGGAAAACGCACCGGGCACAATACAGACGGCTGGGGATTTGCGCAGGGTTTCCGGCACGGCCTGCCCACTGCCGACCTCACTCACGCCGTTCAACTTGGCGCCGGCGGCGCGGGAGCTGCAGTCGCACACGCCGCACTGAATCTGGGGATGCAGCGCCTGAGCCTGTTCGACCAGGACCATGACCGGGCGCAGGCCCTGGCACAGCGCCTGCAAGGCCAGTTTCCGGATCAGCAGATCGACGCCGGTCATCACCTTGAAACAACCATGCAGAGTGCCAGCGGCCTGATTCACGCCACCCCGACTGGCATGGCCGCGCACCCGGGCCTGCCTCTCCCCGCCGAATGGTTACGGCCGGACCATTGGGTCGCAGAAGTCGTGTACGTCCCACTGGAAACCGAACTGCTGCGTGCCGCCCGAGCGCAGGGCTGCGCCACCGTCCACGGGGGATTCATGGCCGTCTACCAGGCCGCCCGCGCCTTTGAGCTGTTCAGTGGCTGCGCGCCCGACCTGGGCCGGATGCTCGCTCACTTCGAGCAGTTGATTGCTGCGCCTCAGACCGAGTCCACCCACGCATGA
- a CDS encoding IclR family transcriptional regulator domain-containing protein: MIASPQSADGNRLDDGSGDTIQALVRGLQVIRAFDARHQRMTLTEVAGETGLTRATARRCLLTLHQLGYVSWDGKYFGLTPKILTLGYAYLSSTSLPTIVQPALVHLSQQTGASCSACILDSTEAVIVARASPQRFNSTDLGVGSRLPLYCTSLGHVLLAELSDEQFEAYLDQTPLVSHTAATLTQAEDVRAAVRLAGTQGFAINAEGLETGLRSISVPLRNTLGHVVAAMSATVPVSVASEQEMQDRLLPVLRSQATLLQQMLTA, translated from the coding sequence ATGATCGCATCACCTCAAAGCGCTGACGGGAATCGTCTTGACGACGGTTCAGGTGACACTATTCAGGCCCTGGTTCGCGGTCTTCAGGTGATTCGCGCCTTCGATGCAAGGCACCAGCGGATGACCCTGACTGAAGTGGCCGGAGAAACCGGGTTGACGCGTGCCACGGCGCGGCGGTGTCTGTTGACCCTCCACCAGCTCGGGTACGTCTCCTGGGACGGGAAGTATTTCGGACTCACGCCAAAAATCCTGACCCTGGGCTACGCCTACCTCTCCTCGACTTCGCTGCCCACCATCGTGCAACCAGCCCTGGTTCACCTCAGTCAACAGACGGGCGCCTCATGCTCGGCGTGCATTCTCGACAGCACCGAGGCCGTTATCGTGGCGCGGGCGAGCCCTCAACGCTTCAACTCCACAGATCTGGGCGTCGGCAGCCGCCTGCCCCTGTACTGCACTTCCCTGGGCCATGTGCTGCTGGCCGAACTGAGTGACGAGCAGTTCGAGGCCTACCTGGACCAGACTCCGCTGGTGTCCCATACCGCCGCCACGCTGACCCAGGCTGAAGATGTCCGTGCGGCGGTCCGCCTCGCAGGTACGCAGGGTTTTGCGATCAATGCTGAAGGCCTGGAAACCGGCCTGCGCTCGATTTCAGTTCCCCTGCGCAACACGCTCGGCCATGTGGTGGCCGCCATGAGCGCCACTGTGCCGGTGAGCGTCGCCAGCGAACAGGAGATGCAGGACCGTCTGCTGCCGGTGTTGCGCAGCCAGGCCACATTGCTTCAGCAGATGCTTACGGCCTGA
- a CDS encoding tripartite tricarboxylate transporter substrate binding protein, whose product MKRTAFTLALSLCCLASAQGYPTKGINFIVPWSPGGSADLTSRTLASAMSKHIGQDVTVVSRTGGGGAIGHLAISQARPTGYDIGMGTLELVIPSWGKQSGLTISNFTPISLVSINPAAITVAKNSPFKTIGDLVTYIKANPGKLKASGTAKGGSWDMARAGFLKTIGVKNSALPWVPSQGSAAAIQELLAGGVDVITVSVAEVGNLVKSGEVRTLAVMGDKRHADFKNVPTLKESGINWSFGSFLSVVGPRRLSADVVTKLDEAVKAGMQSPEFKKFMDNAGFGVNYKNPAQFRVFLNQQAAKMKDVEEFINSN is encoded by the coding sequence ATGAAACGCACTGCTTTTACCCTCGCCCTGTCCCTCTGCTGCCTTGCCAGCGCGCAGGGTTATCCAACCAAGGGCATCAACTTCATTGTGCCCTGGTCACCCGGCGGCAGCGCTGACCTGACTTCCCGGACCCTGGCCTCGGCCATGAGCAAGCACATTGGTCAAGACGTCACCGTGGTCAGCCGTACCGGCGGCGGCGGCGCCATCGGGCACCTTGCCATCTCGCAGGCCCGACCCACCGGGTACGACATCGGCATGGGCACCCTGGAACTGGTGATTCCCTCCTGGGGCAAGCAGTCCGGCCTGACCATCTCCAACTTCACTCCCATCAGCCTCGTCAGCATCAACCCGGCTGCCATCACCGTCGCCAAGAACTCCCCTTTCAAGACCATCGGCGACCTCGTGACCTACATCAAGGCCAACCCAGGCAAGCTCAAAGCCTCCGGGACAGCAAAGGGCGGCAGTTGGGATATGGCCCGCGCCGGCTTCCTCAAGACCATCGGCGTGAAGAACAGCGCCCTGCCATGGGTGCCGTCGCAGGGCAGCGCCGCCGCCATCCAGGAGCTTCTTGCAGGCGGAGTGGACGTCATCACGGTCAGCGTCGCCGAGGTAGGCAACCTGGTGAAGAGCGGTGAGGTGCGCACGCTGGCTGTCATGGGCGACAAGCGGCACGCTGACTTCAAGAATGTGCCGACCCTCAAGGAAAGCGGGATCAACTGGTCGTTCGGTTCCTTCCTGTCGGTTGTGGGCCCCCGCCGCCTCTCGGCCGATGTGGTCACCAAGCTTGACGAAGCGGTCAAAGCCGGAATGCAGTCTCCCGAATTCAAGAAGTTTATGGACAACGCAGGCTTTGGTGTGAACTATAAGAACCCCGCTCAGTTCCGGGTGTTCCTCAACCAGCAGGCCGCAAAAATGAAGGACGTCGAAGAGTTCATCAACAGCAACTGA
- a CDS encoding tripartite tricarboxylate transporter TctB family protein, with translation MEQQEHPAWELGLSLFLIVCGIATWILSASFPQLEDGAPGPALFPRLIGAGMILGGAVLSISALKDLRSAHGSLPFLDSRLGLLKVFAAVGIAAMVPLLMPYITLVGGIALAAALFALLIGTDLPRSIGVGLFTALVVYGVFGKLLGVPLS, from the coding sequence ATGGAACAGCAGGAGCACCCTGCCTGGGAACTGGGCCTCAGCCTGTTTCTGATTGTGTGTGGCATTGCCACCTGGATTTTGAGCGCTTCATTTCCCCAGCTTGAGGACGGCGCGCCCGGCCCAGCACTTTTTCCCCGTCTTATTGGGGCTGGCATGATTCTTGGGGGCGCTGTTCTGTCGATTTCAGCCCTTAAAGATCTGCGCTCGGCGCATGGAAGCCTTCCCTTTCTGGATTCGCGCCTGGGGCTGCTGAAAGTCTTTGCAGCTGTAGGGATTGCAGCTATGGTGCCCCTGCTGATGCCGTACATCACGCTTGTGGGCGGTATTGCGCTGGCGGCGGCGCTCTTTGCACTGCTGATCGGCACAGATCTGCCCAGGTCAATAGGCGTCGGGCTGTTCACGGCTCTGGTGGTGTACGGCGTGTTCGGCAAACTGCTGGGAGTACCCCTGTCATGA